A genomic window from Anoplolepis gracilipes chromosome 6, ASM4749672v1, whole genome shotgun sequence includes:
- the Sec20 gene encoding vesicle transport protein SEC20 — translation MDPDNYSVDLICQDIVKYHLQINALIQDIQQCSGPLEILDELNAEGRTKIAVLKSSIERLASIAETELNEKEKTELLLAVDNYKEQLNTSLAAFRKANVVSACVIDKLARENLFSMSEEQQNALRKRHNKQSLTHATSQVTDNLLSISRHLAETTQRSADTLDTLLISSDKVGSTKDELEHQQQAIVQSGKLLGKYGRREVTDKVLLALAFAFFLACVFYILQKRLF, via the exons ATGGATCCCGATAATTATTCGGTGGATTTAATATGCCAGGACATTGTTAAATATCATCTTCAAATTAATGCTTTAATACAA gatATACAACAATGCAGTGGGCCATTAGAGATCCTCGATGAGCTCAATGCAGAGGGCAGAACCAAAATAGCAGTTTTGAAATCTTCCATTGAACGATTAGCGTCTATTGCTGAAACCGAACTAAATGAGAAGGAAAAAACTGAATTGTTACTTGCAGTAGATAACTATAAGGAGCAGCTAAACACTTCTCTAGCAGCCTTCCGCAAGGCCAATGTTGTTAGTGCATGTGTTATAGACAAACTAGCAAGAGAAAACTTATTCTCCATGTCAGAAGAACAACAGAATGCTCTTCGTAAACGACACAACAAACAGAGCTTGACTCATGCGACTAGTCAAGTAACAGATAACTTATTGAGTATTTCGAGACACCTAGCTGAAACAACTCAGAGAAGTGCTGATACCTTGGACacattat TAATATCTTCAGACAAAGTTGGTAGCACCAAGGATGAGTTAGAACATCAACAACAGGCAATAGTACAATCGGGTAAACTCTTAGGAAAATATGGAAGACGGGAAGTCACTGATAAAGTTTTGCTCGCATTGGCATTTGCCTTTTTTCTTGCCTGtgtattttacattctacAAAAAAGACTattctga
- the Lost gene encoding methenyltetrahydrofolate synthase domain-containing protein isoform X3, producing MTEKLPEEITKSSFRRKVWDFMAKNELVNFPVNIYKRIPNFKGAAEAAQRLTELDEFKKAKTIKINPDKPQEPVRFLALEANKEIIVPIPRLRSGLFLHVTSIGGATKEQLKTLASMRGLEQAGKPLGLDSNIKVDLIVLGSVCVSQDGYRLGKGEGFADLEFAMMMRMGTITENTVVITTVHDCQIVDYLPPQLFKEYDVPVDIIVTPTQTIFVKPRLKKPSGILWHMLSERKLKTMQVLQQLKEMDEKDGKMVILKEVDSDIETYRYIKNRVKHPKNKKHLNIKKDASNLENSTVEGAKDKILKPRFPRKRTYKKTKAEEENNFSNAETKMENVKSAPRRRKNLRARTKAHIDFSLKLSNISSGVRVRDLKNALLKRGIKPSEITWQGYRGICYLHFSKLRSETALPDQPVQVDSIVANLQQLRIGDWHAKGKSSGDHDP from the exons ATGACGGAAAAATTAC cTGAGGAGATAACAAAATCAAGTTTTCGTCGAAAGGTGTGGGATTTTATGGCAAAAAATGAATTAGTAAATTTTCCTGTTAACATATACAAACGTATCCCTAACTTCAAGGGTGCTGCGGAAGCAGCGCAGCGATTAACTGAATTGGATGAATTTAAGAAagcaaaaactataaaaataaatccggACAAACCACAAGAACCAGTGCGATTTTTAGCTTTGGAGGCTAACAAGGAAATTATTGTACCTATTCCCAGATTAAGATCTGGCTTATTTTTGCATGTTACATCAATTGGTGGTGCAACAAAAGAACAACTAAAAACACTGGCTTCTATGCGTGGCCTAGAGCAAGCAGGTAAACCACTTGGACTGGATTCTAATATTAag GTAGACCTTATTGTGTTGGGATCTGTATGTGTCAGTCAAGATGGATACAGACTTGGCAAAGGAGAAGGTTTCGCGGATCTCGAATTTGCGATGATGATGAGAATGGGTACGATAACAGAAAACACAGTCGTTATCACGACAGTACACGATTGTCAAATCGTAGATTATTTACCGccacaattatttaaagaatatgatGTGCCAGTAGATATAATTGTTACACCAACACAGACTATATTCGTGAAGCCGAGATTAAAGAAACCATCTGGCATACTGTGGCATATGCTCAGTGAAAGAAAACTCAAAACCATGCAGGTATTACAGCAGCTCAAAGAGATGGATGAAAA AGATGGCAAGATGGTAATTCTGAAGGAAGTTGATTCCGATATCGAGACgtatcgatatataaaaaatcgtgTTAAACATCCCAAAAACAAGAaacatcttaatataaaaaaagatgcatCTAATCTGGAAAATTCTACTGTGGAAGGTGCCaaagataaaattcttaaGCCACGTTTCCCACGAAAACGTACTTATAAGAAAACAAAAGCTGAagaagagaataatttttctaatgcCGAA ACGAAAATGGAAAACGTGAAGAGTGCCCCTCGACGACGAAAGAATCTCCGTGCTAGAACGAAAGCGCATATCGACTTCTCTTTAAAGCTGTCGAACATCTCGTCCGGGGTGAGAGTTCGAGATTTGAAAAATGCTCTGTTGAAACGTGGCATTAAGCCAAGTGAAATAACTTGGCAAGGCTATCGCGGCATTTGCTATCTTCACTTTAGCAAACTCAGGAGTGAGACTGCTTTACCAGATCAGCCAGTTCAGGTAGACTCAATTGTGGCAAATTTACAGCAGCTTCGAATCG
- the Idh3b gene encoding isocitrate dehydrogenase [NAD] subunit beta, mitochondrial: MALLARNICKIFSQAAQKNNIRTLHVGVIRQQELTVEQEGKLKCTLIPGDGVGPELVVAVQKVFTAADVPVEFEPYFLSEVNPTLSAPLDQVSNSIARNRVCLKGILATPDHSMTGELQTLNMKLRKSLDLYSNVVHVKSLPGIKSRHQNVDCVIIREQTEGEYSALEHESVRGVVECLKIVTATKSQRIAKFAFDYAVKNNRKKVTCVHKANIMKLGDGLFLRSCQEIAKMYPRITFETMIVDNCTMQMVSNPHQFDVMVMPNLYGNIVDNLASGLVGGAGVVAGASYSAECVVFEPGARHTYSEAVGKNVANPTAMLLCAVKLLNHSNLKRYGEQIREALNRVLNDGKVLTKDLGGQSSSSQFTTAVINNLR, translated from the exons ATGGCTTTACTCGCGAGAAACatctgcaaaatattttctcag GCTGCTCAGAAGAACAATATTAGGACTCTACATGTAGGAGTGATACGACAGCAAGAATTA ACAGTTGAACAAGAAGGAAAGTTGAAATGTACCTTGATACCGGGAGATGGTGTTGGACCAGAACTTGTAGTTGCAGTTCAGAAAGTGTTTACAGCCGCAGATGTTCCTGTTGAATTTGAACCCTATTTCTTGTCTGAAGTGAATCCAACTCTGAGCGCTCCTTTGGATCAAGTCTCTAATAGTATCGCTAGAAATCGAGTTTGTTTAAAG ggTATTCTAGCAACTCCAGATCATTCTATGACAGGAGAGTTGCAAACCTTGAATATGAAACTACGAAAGAGCTTGGATCTATATTCGAATGTAGTACATGTAAAATCTCTACCAGGTATCAAATCACGTCATCAGAATGTAGATTGTGTTATCATCAGAGAACAAACAGAGGGAGAATATTCTGCATTGGAGCATGAATCTGTTAGAGGAGTAGTAGAATGCTTGAAGATTGTAACTGCTACTAAGAGTCAACGAATTGCAAAATTTGCCTTTGATTATGCTGTAAAGAATAATCGCAAGAAAGTTACATGTGTTCACAAAGCTAACATAATGAAACTCGGTGATGGACTTTTCCTTAGGTCATGTCAAGAGATTGCCAAAATGTATCCTAG GATTACATTTGAAACGATGATTGTCGACAACTGCACTATGCAAATGGTCTCCAATCCACATCAGTTTGACGTTATGGTAATGCCGAATCTGTATGGAAATATTGTGGATAATCTTGCATCTGGCTTAGTCGGTGGTGCTGGAGTCGTCGCTGGTGCGAGTTATAGCGCCGAGTGTGTCGTTTTTGAACCG GGTGCAAGGCACACGTATTCTGAGGCGGTCGGTAAGAATGTTGCTAATCCAACAGCGATGTTGCTGTGTGCGGTAAAACTGTTGAATCATTCAAATCTTAAACGCTACGGCGAACAAATCCGGGAAGCATTGAACCGCGTGTTGAATGACGGAAAAGTGCTTACAAAGGATCTGGGCGGGCAAAGCTCGTCGTCGCAATTTACCACCGCTGTAATAAACAATTTGCGTTAA
- the LOC140666798 gene encoding uncharacterized protein — MAEKCKECGCKCGTCSQDNQQHCDMHLHAEIENLRQRLLERDNHIVTMETQFLNEADKFPNGELASMKEELLIWQEKYARLYEAHKRVQKVNQNLEDKLLRIVDKCETEKSAFTKDIATLSHRLADANYTIHQLTQDNEKYRNDVNLAIQLLQCKPSNFVGQKYDSLPSEVQAKVRTYVAQKRCSTQDVTQPDVKSITVPISTFPPTAMVYNITKPAVEKHSDDDSDEIKPPVDIVSATIMAKVLEEREKERIFAKHCNTCTCHRSILMVDAETQTCVPDMYSFSDGHTRSIEKQASEGTANGEKHQNKSKIQSTLGSHAVFYEINQNNNSNNIYHRGDYTILVSQTPSIKEKFISKTMQDCMTEENYAMTKINSNKKNSSQSHENKYSSNDLNRINIEKTSKPLRGNNRKCDSLIDTRSIAKCWNKDEGNSFDLLLNSGSTHTNNRFSDKEQTHIDIINDRLWKNEWTKLKASEVNTTMENTCKSRNTELDIINDRDWKNDKSTETRNTLAQFTLIEVKSPDNSAANHNDGSQIEIATSPSFSSDSMVISSSDPSSSCSDVAQSLTGGAFNSSTKSNSSRVIGPRNCLVRVTPGSKNILLDNAGHFKTVLYSNGGGKTSTALVHTKKASRAGSEHSTSTNSEDTSPPVLLQDNQLQRVAEWVQSSIDVSRQSTCIENNASHDSNKTKCEENTASDIYLNNSLKKCNSSKQDGILACKIRDASKKSLINVESCSERLIENKSNNINSLSKHVEQDNSENLITFDVLDEQSSKECHKKNLDYEVKITKEMEETYLKLAASLDPVALSLSNTSDAELTIEKYRKDYKRLHLQRFQDKTGSKA, encoded by the exons ATGGCGGAAAAGTGCAAG gaATGTGGCTGTAAGTGTGGCACTTGCAGCCAAGATAATCAACAACACTGTGACATGCACTTGCATGCAGAGATAGAGAATTTGCGCCAGCGTTTACTTGAGAGAGATAACCATATTGTAACAATGGAGACACAATTTTTAAACGAGGCTGATAAATTTCCAAATGGAGAACTGGCTTCCATGAAAgaggaattattaatatggCAAGAAAAGTATGCACGCCTGTATGAAGCGCACAAAAGAGTTCAAAAAGTCAATCAAAATTTGGAGGATAAATTGCTGCGGATCGTGGACAAATGTGAGACGGAGAAAAGTGCCTTCACAAAGGACATAGCAACTCTGTCTCATAGATTAGCTGATGCAAATTATACAATTCATCAATTAACTCAAGATAat gaaaaatatagaaacgaCGTTAATTTGGCAATTCAATTACTACAATGTAAACCTTCCAATTTTGTGGGTCAGAAGTATGATTCG cTGCCTTCCGAGGTGCAGGCTAAAGTACGAACATACGTCGCACAAAAACGATGTTCCACGCAAGATGTAACGCAACCGGATGTGAAGAGCATCACTGTGCCAATATCCACATTTCCGCCGACAGCTATGGTGTATAATATCACGAAGCCTGCAGTAGAAAAGCACAGTGATGATGATAGTGACGAAATCAAGCCGCCAGTGGATATCGTATCTGCAACCATTATGGCGAAAGTGTTGGAAGAACGCGAAAAGGAGAGAATTTTCGCCAAACACTGTAACACATGCACGTGTCACAGAAGCATTCTTATGGTGGATGCTGAGACACAAACATGCGTGCCTGATATGTATTCTTTTTCTGACGGACACACGCGCAGCATCGAAAAGCAAGCATCAGAAGGTACGGCGAATGGTGAGAAGCATcaaaacaaaagtaaaattcaaTCGACCCTCGGGTCGCATGCAGTCTTCTATGAGATCAATCAGAATAATAACAGTAATAACATTTACCATCGCGGCGATTACACTATATTAGTCTCTCAAACTCCGAGTATTAAAGAGAAGTTTATCAGCAAAACCATGCAAGATTGCATGACGGAGGAAAATTATGCCATGACAAAAATAAACTCAAACAAGAAGAACTCGTCTCAGagtcatgaaaataaatattcgtcAAACGATCTCAATAGAATAAACATCGAGAAAACATCCAAACCACTCAGAGGCAACAACAGAAAATGTGATTCCCTGATCGATACTAGATCCATCGCGAAGTGTTGGAATAAGGATGAGGGAAACTCTTTTGATCTTCTTCTCAACTCTGGATCGACACATACCAACAATCGGTTCTCTGATAAAGAACAGACGCACATTGACATCATCAATGACAGGCTGTGGAAGAACGAGTGGACAAAGCTGAAAGCCTCTGAAGTGAATACCACGATGGAGAATACATGTAAGAGTCGCAATACCGAGCTTGATATTATCAACGATCGTGATTGGAAGAATGATAAATCGACAGAGACGCGGAACACACTTGCGCAATTCACTTTGATCGAGGTTAAAAGTCCGGATAATAGTGCGGCTAATCACAATGATGGTAGTCAGATAGAAATAGCGACCAGCCCTAGCTTCAGCAGTGACAGTATGGTCATTTCCAGTTCTGATCCATCTAGTAGTTGCAGTGATGTCGCGCAATCGTTGACCGGCGGCGCCTTCAATTCGAGCACCAAGTCTAACTCGAGTCGCGTGATAGGACCGCGGAATTGCCTGGTGCGCGTTACACCTGGttctaaaaacattttactGGACAATGCCGGTCATTTCAAGACTGTGTTGTATAGCAATGGTGGCGGCAAGACTAGTACTGCTCTGGTACACACAAAAAAAGCATCTCGGGCTGGTTCCGAGCACTCGACATCTACCAATAGTGAGGATACTTCACCACCAGTGCTGCTGCAGGACAATCAATTGCAACGAGTGGCCGAGTGGGTTCAGTCGTCCATTGATGTCAGTCGTCAGTCCACATGTATAGAAAATAACGCATCACACGATAGCAATAAGACTAAATGCGAAGAAAACACCGCGAGCGATATCTATCTGAACAATTCTTTGAAAAAGTGCAATTCTTCGAAGCAAGATGGAATCTTGGCTTGTAAAATTCGAGACGCGTCGAAAAAATCTTTGATAAATGTCGAAAGTTGTAGCGAAAGGCTTATAGAAAACAAatccaataatattaatagcttGTCAAAACATGTAGAACAGGATAACAGTGAAAATCTCATAACTTTCGATGTGTTGGACGAGCAATCGTCGAAGGAATGTCAcaagaaaaatttagattatgaggtaaaaattacaaaagagaTGGAGGAGACGTATTTAAAGCTGGCGGCGAGCTTGGATCCGGTAGCATTGAGCCTGTCGAATACAAGTGATGCCGAATTGACGATcgagaaatatagaaaagatTATAAGAGGCTTCACTTGCAAAGATTTCAAGATAAGACAGGCTCAAAAGCTTAA
- the Lost gene encoding methenyltetrahydrofolate synthase domain-containing protein isoform X2, translated as MTEKLPEEITKSSFRRKVWDFMAKNELVNFPVNIYKRIPNFKGAAEAAQRLTELDEFKKAKTIKINPDKPQEPVRFLALEANKEIIVPIPRLRSGLFLHVTSIGGATKEQLKTLASMRGLEQAGKPLGLDSNIKVDLIVLGSVCVSQDGYRLGKGEGFADLEFAMMMRMGTITENTVVITTVHDCQIVDYLPPQLFKEYDVPVDIIVTPTQTIFVKPRLKKPSGILWHMLSERKLKTMQVLQQLKEMDEKDGKMVILKEVDSDIETYRYIKNRVKHPKNKKHLNIKKDASNLENSTVEGAKDKILKPRFPRKRTYKKTKAEEENNFSNAETKMENVKSAPRRRKNLRARTKAHIDFSLKLSNISSGVRVRDLKNALLKRGIKPSEITWQGYRGICYLHFSKLRSETALPDQPVQVDSIVANLQQLRIGEFMNNEEGFIHVEPAKPISRIEITDVTTV; from the exons ATGACGGAAAAATTAC cTGAGGAGATAACAAAATCAAGTTTTCGTCGAAAGGTGTGGGATTTTATGGCAAAAAATGAATTAGTAAATTTTCCTGTTAACATATACAAACGTATCCCTAACTTCAAGGGTGCTGCGGAAGCAGCGCAGCGATTAACTGAATTGGATGAATTTAAGAAagcaaaaactataaaaataaatccggACAAACCACAAGAACCAGTGCGATTTTTAGCTTTGGAGGCTAACAAGGAAATTATTGTACCTATTCCCAGATTAAGATCTGGCTTATTTTTGCATGTTACATCAATTGGTGGTGCAACAAAAGAACAACTAAAAACACTGGCTTCTATGCGTGGCCTAGAGCAAGCAGGTAAACCACTTGGACTGGATTCTAATATTAag GTAGACCTTATTGTGTTGGGATCTGTATGTGTCAGTCAAGATGGATACAGACTTGGCAAAGGAGAAGGTTTCGCGGATCTCGAATTTGCGATGATGATGAGAATGGGTACGATAACAGAAAACACAGTCGTTATCACGACAGTACACGATTGTCAAATCGTAGATTATTTACCGccacaattatttaaagaatatgatGTGCCAGTAGATATAATTGTTACACCAACACAGACTATATTCGTGAAGCCGAGATTAAAGAAACCATCTGGCATACTGTGGCATATGCTCAGTGAAAGAAAACTCAAAACCATGCAGGTATTACAGCAGCTCAAAGAGATGGATGAAAA AGATGGCAAGATGGTAATTCTGAAGGAAGTTGATTCCGATATCGAGACgtatcgatatataaaaaatcgtgTTAAACATCCCAAAAACAAGAaacatcttaatataaaaaaagatgcatCTAATCTGGAAAATTCTACTGTGGAAGGTGCCaaagataaaattcttaaGCCACGTTTCCCACGAAAACGTACTTATAAGAAAACAAAAGCTGAagaagagaataatttttctaatgcCGAA ACGAAAATGGAAAACGTGAAGAGTGCCCCTCGACGACGAAAGAATCTCCGTGCTAGAACGAAAGCGCATATCGACTTCTCTTTAAAGCTGTCGAACATCTCGTCCGGGGTGAGAGTTCGAGATTTGAAAAATGCTCTGTTGAAACGTGGCATTAAGCCAAGTGAAATAACTTGGCAAGGCTATCGCGGCATTTGCTATCTTCACTTTAGCAAACTCAGGAGTGAGACTGCTTTACCAGATCAGCCAGTTCAGGTAGACTCAATTGTGGCAAATTTACAGCAGCTTCGAATCGGTGAGTTTATGAATAACGAGGAAGGTTTTATACATGTAGAACCCGCGAAACCGATTTCCAGAATCGAGATTACTGATGTGACGACTGTTTAA